The Scylla paramamosain isolate STU-SP2022 chromosome 30, ASM3559412v1, whole genome shotgun sequence DNA window TGTTCATTGAACCTTGGATTTTAGCCTGTGGTTAGAATAGGGTGAGGAATGCTTTTCTTGTGCCTTGCAACTTTCTAGCATTTGTGAACTGAATTTTAAAGAATTACAAGCATTAGTGTTTTATCAAGATTATGAATGCTTAGATATTTATCTCTGATCCAACCCAGCTGGCTTCCACAATCTGGGAGTCACTAAATCGGCCACCTCACAGTCCTTATGCCAGTAATTGGCTGGAGCGGCTGAGGAAGATCAGGAAAATCAAGCAGATGGTGACAGACACTGAAGGAACACCACCTAACCTGATGGACTTCACAGACATGGTAGATGCAGACAAGTGGGAGAAGTCTCGGGCTGGAGGCTCTGGCTACTGGCAGCAGTTCCTGGCGTGAACACTGTGGGATGCACTGTGTGGGGGAAGTTGCCTCGAGTCTGTAGGTTTTCTTGAATTTATTGGTAGTGAAGGGTCCTTACccaatttttattttcaattaatGTTGTTCAAGATTGAGTATTTCCTCAACTTGAATACAATTATATAGGTTTTGAATAATctatttaatttgtattttatCATTGCTCAATGATATGttaatgtatattttttgctgaagtgattttatttttctgtaccTCATATTTTGATGTGGAACTTCAAGTGATAATTAGGAACCTCCAGTTTGTTTTTACCCTTGATATTTTCCAAATGGTTGTAGTGGACAGCAGATCACTTGTTGGACCTTATCTACAAAATACCAGTGCACACAGTTTCCAGGCATTTTGTCCCATACTTTCGGAATTCCTAAGcttgtgcgtgtgcgcgcgtgcgcgtgtgtgtgtgtgtacatgttcTGAGTGAGTGTACATGTGTATGCATGTGAAATTCTGTTCTTAATACATGAAAACTTCATATAGTAGTATCTTATTTGATCACCCTTACATTTCTTGATGATGATCATGTAGCCAGTCTTGGGACATCAGGTACAGTAAGTGTCTATTACCCAGGCTGTCATAAAAGATAAGGCCTGTGTGAGGGGGATTGAGATTTCTCCTCCATAGATTAATATACTGGAAAACTAACTAGCAAATAAAGTTGAATGTTGCCTAtgtgaaacaaataaaatgcaAGTGGATAGAAGGGAAGGATTAGTGTTGTTGGCAAGAtcggaggtattattctgactTCACACCTTCCCCATGAAATGACCAAGTCTCCCATGTCAGAAATCATTACTTTTCTCACCCTAAGCCTTAAAAACAGAGCAAACCTTATATTCTGTGCATAAACTTTTTATACAGCCTTAAAAAATAACTTTGAAGAGCCTCCTCTACAATGAACATTCACCACCTTCTATAATGAACATCCTCATTCAGTTTTTTACTAATAATCAAAACTGGaaatttcttctcatcttttcttccccctgTCTTTGAATACCTTAACCAGAACCCCTGTGATACAAGTATTGTCACCTGCAGGTTTCCAGGACCATTAAAAAATTGTTTACTTTGCAACAACTCATTTTAACTTCACAACTCAATCATTTTAATTTcacaccaaaaagaaaaaaaaaaagtataaaaaaaaatttaatcaaATATTAAGAGATGCTTTTAATTACAAACCTTATATCTAGTATCACAAACTTTTAAAACTACTAAAACCTTGTTTAGTTTTGAAACCTTAAAAATATCTAAAATTTTCCCTAAAAATAGCAATGTATGGAGAAATTAATCTACAATAAGTTTAGCAGTATACTCATCTCACTAATACATCAATTGGATAGAATACTGGCCAGTTTCATTCAGATCAAGGTTTCTCACACCTGTATCAACCAGATCAGTGAAGTCATTGAGTTCAGGAGCACTGTacctctcttcactcttcttaATGTTGCCAAGCACTGTGCTGTGGATTTTCCTGATGTGCCGCAGCCGCTCCACCCAGTTGTTGGCGTATGGGCTGTGGGGCGGTCGCTGCAGGGACTCCATGATCTTAGCTGCTaactggagaaagaaaggaagcttgAGAAATTTATCCCTGTAGATTCTTGAGGTGCAGCCTTTAAGGAGAACTGCACTCAAGTGACTGCTTCACTCATAGACCATGAAATTAGTGAACTCAGCCTTCTCCCATGAAAAGCATGCAATGCACAAACCATTCATAACATCAATTTATCACATACTACAAGCCTTCTCCCATGAAAAGCATGCAATGCACAAACCATTCATACCATCAATTTATCACATACTACAAGAAGAAATTTCTACATGTACTAAAATTAAAATGGATTttacagacaaacaggcaataTTACAATAAAAATGATCTCACATTAGAGTGGACAGCAATTTGCCTGACGGACAGCGACAGGCTGCGGTTTGACACATGTCGTGGGCTGCTTTCATTCAGGTAATCCAGTAGCTCCTGGCGTTGGTAGTGCACTGTCACTGTATTTGTGCCATGGTGGTTTGGCACAATTTCTATCACAATATGGTTGAACTGACCCTGAAAAACAATGTTAGTAAATCCTTTCTTAGTATAGCCTTTCCTCATTTTACTTATTCACtcctaaaaaaaatcaataaaccaGGGCTGCCCAATATGTCAAGAGGATAAAGGAAACCAAAACAATATCTGCGAGCATTATGCCTATTGTAATCAATGTGATGTGCTACAAGATGTATAGTGTCAGGATTACCTTGATTGTGTCAACGTTGTAGGGTTGACCACTCTCATTGAACACTATTGTGACAAAATTAGTGCTACAAGATATATAGAGAGTCAGGATTACCTTGATTGTGTCAACGTTGTAGGGTTGACCACTCTCATTGAACACTATTGTGACAAAATTATTGCCAATGTGCCTCTTTTTACCATTACACTTTGGGTCAGACTCTTTGGTGGGCATCATGGTGGCCACATGGAACACAACCTAGCATGgagaaagggattttttttaaGCAAACTGTTGAAGCAGCAGTGCAGGAAATCAGTACATTTTAGCTAATTTGCTGGTATGGTATGAATATTAAAGGCATATAGTTTCCCTCCAGTATCCACTAAAACAACCACAAACTAAGCCAAGTAGTTTACCTGCAGTAAATCATCCTGCCAAACCAGAGCAGTGTCACCATCCACGCCTTTGGTGTCCAAGCCCCCAAGGAACACGTGCCGGGATACTTTTCCTAACTCGACATATGTACCCAGAGCCTGAAAGTATCACTTTTCTTAAACATTTACCATATTAATATATTGATTCTTAAGCATTTACTACATTAATATATTAATAAGCATCAGACTTTTTTCATTTCAGTCCTACTCATACCTACTCCACAGGTCCCTCTGTCTTACAgccaaaggaagaaacaaacatCTTACTGAGATAAATCGGGTGTATCTGGTTGAGCCACTGGAGTTGCTCAAAATTTCCTGCTCTGTTGTCTGTCCTTTCCGCACATACAACACTCCAATTTTGTGAGCATCATGAGGCCGGATAAAGTCCAGAAGCGAGATGGAGCGTTGGGTCTCTGCTTGGCCAGTTGGTAGCAGGATAGGGCGACTGTCATCAGTAGGCATCAAGTCCTGGTAATACAACTGGAGGAACAcaaaactgaaagagaaaaattatcaaTATCCATATTGACTACATAAATTCAACTTTAGTAGCTCATGGAAAGCATAGAGCCAATACCTTTCATCTCTCAAGATAAAAACAATTTCAGATATCAATCTTACTGAAGGAAAAGCCTCTTACAAAAAACAATATCTATAAATCTTTCACCTTGGTGATAGTCCATGTCCATCCTCCCATTGGGGAATCATACTATCTTTCTCAGGAAACCCACTCCTTCCCAAAGCTGAGCGAGTCTTATGCATTGTCTCTACACTCCCAGCACTAGCAGTATCCTTTGAACAGCTGGGTACCTGCATAGTGTTCATCTAAGCATCAGATTTCCAACTGAAGTACGATATATATTATTTACAATCCTCCATTCAAAACAAACCTGTTTATTCATCTGCCATCACAAACCAAGATCTCCCTGAAAGAGAAGTAGCCTACCTAAATAGTCCACCTTACATCATTCTGTTCCCTTTTGCTACGCTAAGAATTTCCCTGTCAAGGTTGAACTAACCAGGCACAGACTGTGTGATCAAGCTGTTCTCCACCACAGACTATCAGAATCAGCATCCATTCAAGTCATGAATGCTCTTAGCAAGATATGGTACTAGAAAATAAAGGCagtaaaaaatataaggaaaaactgGCAActtgggggggggaggaggaagggggaaaaataaaaaaaagtccaccTTACTGGATCTCTTGATTCCATGACATCCTCAGTTGATGGCATAACCATGTCACTCAGTTCCTGCAGAGTGGGGTGGCTCTCTGTCAAGAGTTGATCACTGAACCTCAGTACAGCACAGAAGTTacctgaagaaaataaacaaaactaaaatacatTGTACTACATAAAGTGGAAAAGTACATTAAATGGCAAATGGTCTCAGCATACCAACTTTTGATACTTGCTTCCTTGATGCAAGGAATGGCCACAGAACCTTGTGGTACCCACTGCAATACCACAGAAGCTCTATTTCATGCTGTACATCTCAAAACTTACGTCTGTTGATCTCGAAACTTGCAGCCACTTTGTTAAGACATTACTAATGATGAAATATTGAAAATATGGTAAAGTCAAAGTATCACCCCAATGTATCATGATACAGCtgtagaaaaaaatgagtaCTAGAACAATATCCCCCAAGTAGTGTAAATAATGGCACCCACCACAAGGCTGCCTCATGCACAACTCTGCCCAGCCCTGACACCAGCAAGCACAGCAGCGAGGCTTTGTCCCTTTCCCAATAGGTGGTGCACTCTGGAAGAAGGGTTTTCCCATGGTTCCTTCATCTTCAGGCACTggtggaaatggtggtggtgctagtggtggtggtgacagtgatggtgtaGGTGATGGTGCTGGCTGCTCTTCAAGGCTATCCCTTACTTCATCCTGCTCTCTGCTATCTACCTCTGTACAATAATAACCAATGTTATTTCTTTCAAAGCCTagcaatagaagaaaaaaacaattgtTCATGAAAATACCTGCTTGAATTATTCTTCAAAACATTACATAACACTGTAAATCCTggttatataaatatataacaaaagaaCAATTGTTCATGAAAATACCTGCTCGAATTATTCTTCAAAACATTACATAACACTGTAAATCCTggttatataaatatataactaTCCAACATCTCCAAAAAACAGTTTAGGCATTTATAATTTACCATGAGACAACAATTGTTTAAGTATAGTCAGTGACATTTGCAATTAGAACTCCTGCTGACATGAGCACCACATCACACCAACTGACAACTCACTCCTTGGCCTGAAAAAATCTGCCAGGAGAAAATAATTACATCGCAACTTACCTTAGTCCCTCATATATTTTTCAAAATATAGAATAACATATTCAGTGTTTGACATATTGACTTGAGGGAAAATTATTGTTTGTGACTGCTCCTTGCTCGGCTTGCAAAATGACTGTTTTAAAGTGTTCTACTAGGGTGATGTGCAGCGcctagaaaatagaaaatatacagGCAGAAAATATACAGGCCACAATTACATAGTACGAGTGTTAGCATTCTACTAGAAtggtgaaattaataaaaaaaaacccaatgAAAAGACCGAGTGCATTGTTGAAGAAATGGAGTGATGAGACACTAGGCTGTTCCTCATCACAAACATGAAGAAATGAAGCGATGAGGGACACTATGCTGttcctcaccacaaacatggtggtgggcCACCCCAAAATTTTGACAACACCTTACATGTTATCAAGAGACAGTTTAAGTTGTCCTCAGCTGACAGCACAACAACTAAAAAGACCAAACATTTTGGGGcaccaccatgtttgtggtgaaaaACGTCTTTGTGCCCCTCATCACTCCATTCCTTCACCAGTGCACTCAGTCTTCTCACTGGCAATAGTTATACaacatttttctattcatttcacCATTCTAGTGAAACCCTAATGCTCTTGCTATGCAATCATagcctgtatattttccaggcatcaGACATCACCTCAGTAGAACATTTTATTTAAAACAAACAGCCATTTTGTTAGCTGAGCAAGGTGCagtcacaaaagataactttccctAATCAAGGTGCagtcacaaaagataactttACCTAATCTCAATATGTCAAACACTGAGTCCATTACTGTATGCTTTGAAAACATATAAGGGACTACCTTATGTTGCCATGTTATTTTCTCCAGGAAGATTTTTTTCAGACTGAGGAGGGAGTTGCCAGTTTGAGCAATGCGACACTCATTTCAGCGGGAGTTCCAATCGCAAATGTCATTGACTGTACTATAGGAACAATTAAGCAGGTTATGATGGCGTATTCAGATTACCATGCTGAAAATCTACACATCTTTCCTGATGGAAATACCATTTAAAGTAAAGGTTTAATCTTTATAAGGCAACCCCAATATTGCTTAAGTACAAACCTTCCTCATCTGCATTCATCAGGAAGGTCAGGGGATGGTACAAGCTGTCCTTGCTTAAGAGATGGCTCTCAATCTGTAGCAATGTGGAATTGATGAAGTGGAGCACTTGCTGACTTTTATACAATATAGGAAatataaattattaaaattCCACAATCATAATTACCTAATATTACCTAACAAAAAGTTCGTAAGTGCATTAAAcaaaattgtgtaacaatttgaAGATCCACATACACACCTGGGCTTCCTTGGCTGGGAACTGAGGTGAAGGGATTCTTTGAGGTGAAGGGGTTATTTGTGAATCTTGCTTCTCAGGTGACTCTGTCAGAGAAGTATCTGGAGAGGAGTGCACAGGTGAATACTCTGGATGATTAGCAAAAGGGAAAGATGGGGATTGAGGAGTGGTTGGGGAGAAAGAAGGCTTGGCAGATGGAGAAGTTTTAGAAGGCAAGGACTGGGAAGAAGCAGCTAGTTgcaagaggaaggaggcagggaagcaCTCGGATGAGGGTGAAGGTGGAAGAGATTTGCTCTTTGAGGAATGGGAAAGGGTGGATTGTGCAGATGTGAAGGGAAGGGTAAGTTTggcaggtggagagaaagaggaggaaggcttGGTAGATGGAAAAAATGTGCAAGAAAGAGGGGGCCGTGTAGATGAGGATGGAAGGACACTAGGAAATAAAGTGAAttttgtgggggagagagattTTGATCGAGGGGCAGGGTCACTAtattttgggggggagggagaaaaggaaacagatttgggggaagagggggaagagggagaaaaggaaacagatttggggggagagggagaaaaggaaacagattTTGTGGGGGAGACAAGGGCAGATTTTGTGGGGGAGACGAGAGCAGATTTTGTGGGGGAGACGAGAGCAGATTTTGTGGGGGAGACAAGGGCAGATTTTGTGGGGGAGACAAGGGCAGATTTTGTGGGGGAGACAAGGGCTGATTTTGTGGGGGAGACAAGGGCTGATTTTGTGGGGGAGACAAGGGCTGATTTTGTGGGGGAGACAAGGGCTGATTTTGTGGTGGAAACAAGAGCAGATTTTGTAGGGGAGACCAGAGCAGATTTTGTAGGGGAGACCAGAGCAGATTTTGTAGGGGAGACCAGAGCAGAttttgtgggggagaccagagcaGATTTTGTAGGGGAGACCAGAGCAGAttttgtgggggagaccagagcagattttgtgggggagaccagagcagattttgtgggggagaccagagcagattttgtgggggagaccagagcagattttgtgggggagaccagagcaGATTTTGTGGGGGAGACAAGGGCAGATTTTGTGGTTAAGGAAGACTGGCCAGATAGGGAAGAGATGGATGGTTGGCTAGAAGGTGAACGTGGGGCAGGGATGGAAGGTTGGGAGGATGAAAAAGGCTGGGTGGAGCAGGAGGCTTTTGGAGCAGTGCTGTCTCCTGTCACCTTGACATTTGATGCTCCAACTTTGTCATGCCTTCTGATTTTGTTCAGATCCTTTTCCTTGCTTAATGGGGCACCTAGGAAAGTAATTTAAATATATTTAGAAGCTTTGTAAAATAAGGAAAGTGAATGTGAATGAAACAATAGACTTTTGTAATCTTACTAAAAAATCATATTTGCAATAGTTACTGAATCAATATTGAAATGAGCTATTTACTTTACAATGTAGAATCACCTGAATGACAGTGTGAtcagattattattatataatatatatatatatatatatatatatatatatatatatatatatatatatatatatatatatatatatatatatatatatatatatatatatatatatatatatatatatatatatatatatatatatatatatatatatacatacatacatatatatacaacacTTTAAAAGCAAAATACATAGTGCATTATTCTAAAAAATCAAAGGCAATACTAAATgcaagaaaactataaaaaagcCGTACATTAGGCTCCACTCATCACCTTTCTGGTCTGGCAGAAGCAATGACCACCACTCACCTTCATCACACAGGCGGTGGCACCTGTAACAGAGGCTATCCTGGGAAAGCTTTCCTGCACAGCCTGatgtagtgatagtgatgagcTTGTTGCCAGCAATCCATGTCTGACTCTTCCCTTCTGCCATCAGCATCTTTACTACTCCACTTCTGTGTTGGGATGAATTAGATCATAAAAGCAAATGTTTAGAAATTTGTCTTACATATTTCAAAAGATGTTTTGTGTTACATAtttaaaaaaagttaagtttccCACAAGGTTATTAAAATACAGTAGTTTTATGTAAAACAAGTCTTTCctactgctgctacaataaAGGTACACTTTACCTTTCTGCCACAGGTCTGCAGTAGTCAAATGCATAGCGAGACATGAGATCAATGCAAGTCTCCATCATGTCAGTAAATATCTGGAGCTTCTTCaggttcctttcctcctcttctagctAAGGAGGAAATCATTCCAATGAAGAATATTCCTTCCTTGGGTCcaaaagaaataacattatTGGTTTAAAAATTATTCGTACTTGGTTTACTATTTAGCCATCTCTGACATTACTTCTCttaccctttctttttccttagcTTTGTCCTTCCGACTcagtctccttttcttctcaggTTGCACAAGTTTGGGCTTAAATGTTGCGGTCAGATATTCAAACTTCTGGGTTAAAGTCTGGAAATAACGTGTTATTGTACTCTCCTTTAGCCAAGGCCAAGTGGATATGGAAATAACCCTCAGATAACCACAAATAAAAACCTAAGATAGATAACCACTTACAGTAGTTATGTACTTTGCAGCATGTTTTCTGATGTGTATGGGACACTTCAGGAACCACAGAGCAATGACGTGGTAGGCCAACGACACGATGTAGTGGTTAAACTTAAATGGGTTCGTGTAGGGGATGGCAATGGCAAAGATAGGCATGAACTGCTGCTGCACAAAACTGGAGTACATTGCAGGGAAGTGAAGTAGTGCTGGAGGGAGATAGGCATGCGTTTTACAATATAATAAACACACCACACCAATAGTAATAAAAGATGCACAAGGAATTTATGAATTAAATCAACAGAACAAAATGACAAACTATGAAGGACTCGAGACCAAGACAGTAGCTTTCAGGGGGATGCTCCTAACCCAATCTTCATCTCTTTTAGGTGCCTTTGCAATGTAATTATATGttaaaaacaaaaatctaaaacaatACAAATACAGCTGAATACTGAGAACATAAAAAACGGTAGATAAGTGAAGGGATACAACAAAACACGACACTCATTGTTTACTTCTACTAATCTCTACTGCCTCTAATATGATATTGCCAAACCTGAAAACTTACTTGAAAGAAACTCCAGCATTGCCTGGGAGTGAGACACACACTGTGTTATCTTAGAATAACGGCTAATGATCCTTGAAATATTCTTGCCCATGGCTACTGGCATCTCCATCACACATAATGTTACACACTCAATACACAGTTGAGCTGAATTCTTGTTGATCACACCGCATTGAAAGGTGCGAATCATCTGCAAGAGATTTTTAAGGTAAATCTTGTTATCAATGACATTATTTCCTACTTTTCTGAAGCCAGCAACATGTGATGCCAAGAATTTACATCCACTTTATATCATTATACTAGGCTGACATCCCTCCCCCCAACGAAAGGGATTATCAAGACAACGTGCACATACCCACACAATATCTTAATCTTGAAATCAAAGACATTAGCCCCTAACAGGCCTCCACACAATATCTTAAAATCAGACGTTAGTCCCTAACTAGGCCTCTAGGACACAGGAATTATCCTCACTAGCCAcataaaactctcaaaacagGAGATTTATGAAATTAAAACTAAAACCTGGATATATAAAAAGGTTAAGAATCTAAGCATATGAACAAGGCACACTGAAGGCTACCATCACCTTCTGCTGGGCATAGGGTCCGATGTGCCGGTGGTGGGCCACCAGTGCTGCCAGCACAGGATACACCTGGCTGTGAAATTCTGCACAATTGAATCCTACTGGAGTGTTGGTCAAACATTTTGGGTAATTGAGGTTGTCATCATTTATCTGTATGAAGATATGAAAATGCATCcataaaaaaatgcagaatGCAATTCATAAATGTTCAAGTTTTATGTTCaagttttatgggtgttttaaatAGCAATTAGCAACAATCAAGAAGTCCATATTATATACAACACACAATTGGTGATTTAATGCAACATTAGTTTAACTTCAGGATGAAAATTTTCAAATGAATCCAGAGATTTATAACATGGGAGCAGAATTAGCCACAGGTGAAAATGAGTAGATGCATGTAAAGCATGTAAAGGATCATGGCAAAAAATTAGTTGCTACATGGACATTGGACAATTAATGTAAAAAAGTAAACTTAAAAAATCTAACCCATCTTGTGCTGGTACAGGAGCACTTGGTATGGAAGGAAAAGGCTACATTGTGCAAGGATGAGATATTTAAATAGTTGCATGCATTAAAAGTTGCATGTAAAGTTAACACTTTACATGGTCTAATCTACCCTCAAGGATCATTCAGACATGCATGAGTATGTACAAGTGAATACTCTCCCCTGTAGTCACCCCTTGAGGGAGTATATCATCAAACCAGTCAAGTATTCTGACAAACAGGCAGTACTACCATGTTGCAGAATGTTGCAGCCAAGCTTTGTAATCTGCCATCCATTAAGGCAAGCACCATGGCTTTCTGGCGAAGCTTTAGCACCAGTTCTTTCAGCATCATTTCAAGCACTCCCCAGTCTGAAAGAAACTCCCTTAATGCATGGTctgagaaatgaggaaaatattCTACAATTCATGTAGTTTTAAATTAAAATTTTGTTGCAAAACATGTTATACTggacaagaaaaaaactggaaaagcaagaaaattcaaataaaatttAACTAATATCAAGATGAAGACATTATAAAATGTAAAACCTCTACTGAAAGAAGTATCAACACTACCTTTCTCTGCCAGAATAGCAAAAACAAGGACCTTCCCCAGTCTGTCCACCAACAGGATGCCAGCACCAGTGCTGACATCCTCACTACCGTCATCACTATAGGCATCATCGTCATCTGCACAAACAACGAAATACAAGAACACTTCAAGAAATGTACTAAATAATGAAGATCTTATATATGCCACAGATTACACCATGGATATCTAACATCTTTAAATTTTCTTGATCAAACTGCTATCAAAAGAATTTCTCTTGAGCCCACATCACCAGGAATATCAATCTTGTGTGGTTTTATGCCTTATGTATATTAATTTAAGAGGAAGAATTGTTtacctttcactttctctttgcGTTTACTGTTATGACGCAGCACCACATACGGGGAGAATGGGGTAATCAGGTTTGTGTTCCTTGCTTCAACAGCACTCATTTCACCATGCGAGAACCCAAGGTGGTTTCTCAAATCACATTTCAttgaaaacaaaattcttaAGACCTGAGGAAACATTTTACAGCCATTATCAGTGCAGTGACAACAAACAGGCCAGTAAATCTCAATGGACTATCTGAAATAATAGAAATGGTGCTTTAGGTTTCTAAAGTCCAGCAATCTGGTATCCCTGAATATTCCCTTCCCATATCTAGCAATCCACCTCTGGCATCCCTGAATATTCCCTTCCCATATCCAATGGTTGGCTCAGTTTCTTAGCATTGCAAGGAAAGGGAATTTACAACAAAGATGGCAGAAGTGGGGACCACATGCAAATATACATACAGTCTGAATATCTAATATAACTGAAGCCACATGGG harbors:
- the LOC135115842 gene encoding tuberin-like isoform X3, which gives rise to MKLHDSGEPHSNRSDEQPRPGQGTQCHSRHSTIHRSLPYTESVHLTMSRERESFTERLKRWVFSGGASMAPTNAIVLTETMKGELAMTATLPRRLHAINKLAESLITSKLEQNGIEQVWCLVRDLLDVMRSPPTCRRLTLRMLTNYAAGEPDIGYMRIVFMKHIKFSFSEEEPEPLFKFFRAVLADGRQMQYVEEEVGWILSRWMPRLLGTPLSMVVLQTTINLIKFHSAYIDDPVVSIYVSEAIRKMMSASEEVEALLCLTLVETVAAYRYLPVGALYTALIGLCRIVNVPHLTNRVVKIVKNVFGTCVGSTAYDMLTGLINRSADVLLVRSAMFFAAFVVCGENRISSLTPKKVDLLRSLYTCLSEESIVRQEVLVLYEVALSLQRLLAETRPNLFGQSWNLIIDIVTCLYRNTERVPEPGPQDGILGVLNDVVNRLEHFVDSNVFEGDVEKFIRLLDTISQHRPPSSVFKVIEYWKRMATPSRLGWIPNLTALIKRYFIRETRPFINLRILDVLEEIYVEHKGWYGHVIVKAVVGELFVGIERKPNIQVRTRAAHLLVLLGLGETCADVEDVLRLLRVIILTKYKLPHSPMLNPEKARDITTAVQGVVKIFRKKTWQPPPMIPVAAYNILVTFLEHHYRKPMILQKVSQPRIEVLRILFSMKCDLRNHLGFSHGEMSAVEARNTNLITPFSPYVVLRHNSKRKEKVKDDDDAYSDDGSEDVSTGAGILLVDRLGKVLVFAILAEKDWGVLEMMLKELVLKLRQKAMVLALMDGRLQSLAATFCNMINDDNLNYPKCLTNTPVGFNCAEFHSQVYPVLAALVAHHRHIGPYAQQKMIRTFQCGVINKNSAQLCIECVTLCVMEMPVAMGKNISRIISRYSKITQCVSHSQAMLEFLSTLLHFPAMYSSFVQQQFMPIFAIAIPYTNPFKFNHYIVSLAYHVIALWFLKCPIHIRKHAAKYITTTLTQKFEYLTATFKPKLVQPEKKRRLSRKDKAKEKERLEEEERNLKKLQIFTDMMETCIDLMSRYAFDYCRPVAERSGVVKMLMAEGKSQTWIAGNKLITITTSGCAGKLSQDSLCYRCHRLCDEGAPLSKEKDLNKIRRHDKVGASNVKVTGDSTAPKASCSTQPFSSSQPSIPAPRSPSSQPSISSLSGQSSLTTKSALVSPTKSALVSPTKSALVSPTKSALVSPTKSALVSPTKSALVSPTKSALVSPTKSALVSPTKSALVSPTKSALVSPTKSALVSPTKSALVSTTKSALVSPTKSALVSPTKSALVSPTKSALVSPTKSALVSPTKSALVSPTKSALVSPTKSALVSPTKSALVSPTKSVSFSPSPPKSVSFSPSSPSSPKSVSFSPSPPKYSDPAPRSKSLSPTKFTLFPSVLPSSSTRPPLSCTFFPSTKPSSSFSPPAKLTLPFTSAQSTLSHSSKSKSLPPSPSSECFPASFLLQLAASSQSLPSKTSPSAKPSFSPTTPQSPSFPFANHPEYSPVHSSPDTSLTESPEKQDSQITPSPQRIPSPQFPAKEAQIESHLLSKDSLYHPLTFLMNADEEEVDSREQDEVRDSLEEQPAPSPTPSLSPPPLAPPPFPPVPEDEGTMGKPFFQSAPPIGKGTKPRCCACWCQGWAELCMRQPCGNFCAVLRFSDQLLTESHPTLQELSDMVMPSTEDVMESRDPFCVPPVVLPGLDAY